A portion of the Halobacillus ihumii genome contains these proteins:
- the cymR gene encoding cysteine metabolism transcriptional regulator CymR: MKISTKGRYGLTIMIELARKFGEGPISLKQIARDNNLSEHYLEQLIAPLRNAGLVKSVRGAYGGYMLTKSPHEITAGDVIRILEGPITPVEGIEDEEPAKQALWKRVRDAVKDVLDTTTLEDLKDHVDDQTQDAYMFYI, from the coding sequence ATGAAGATCTCTACGAAGGGACGTTACGGACTGACGATTATGATCGAGTTGGCCAGAAAGTTTGGTGAAGGTCCAATCTCCTTAAAGCAAATAGCGAGGGATAATAATTTGTCCGAACATTATTTAGAACAATTAATCGCACCGCTTCGGAACGCTGGTCTTGTAAAGAGTGTCAGAGGCGCATACGGCGGTTATATGTTAACAAAGTCCCCTCATGAAATTACAGCAGGGGACGTCATCAGGATATTGGAAGGACCAATCACGCCCGTTGAAGGAATTGAGGACGAAGAGCCAGCAAAACAGGCCCTATGGAAAAGGGTTCGTGATGCGGTGAAGGACGTTTTAGATACAACAACATTAGAGGATCTTAAAGATCATGTAGATGATCAGACACAAGATGCCTATATGTTTTACATTTAG
- a CDS encoding tetratricopeptide repeat protein has protein sequence MDKMTRAIELMQNHKLEEAAKLFTEAIDENPKDPLGYINFGNLLVHLNEFERAERFFNRAIELDSEAGTAYYGLGNVFYEQKSYTKAQKQYLVAIEKGLDEADVHFMMGMTFIHQEYVKLALPYLLRAAELNPDDVDIQFQYGLCLAQNGQIEDAEQTMNRVLQLEDQHSDAYYNLGVVALYKEDAETALNYFNKALDINKEHALASHAKAQVEQALK, from the coding sequence ATGGATAAAATGACGAGGGCGATTGAACTCATGCAGAACCATAAGTTAGAAGAAGCAGCTAAATTATTTACAGAAGCCATTGATGAAAACCCGAAAGATCCGCTCGGGTATATTAATTTTGGTAACTTGCTTGTTCATTTGAATGAATTTGAGCGGGCGGAACGCTTTTTTAATCGTGCCATTGAGCTTGATAGTGAGGCAGGCACAGCCTATTATGGTTTAGGGAATGTGTTTTATGAACAAAAATCCTATACGAAAGCTCAGAAGCAATATTTAGTAGCGATAGAAAAAGGATTAGACGAAGCTGATGTTCATTTCATGATGGGAATGACGTTCATTCATCAGGAGTATGTCAAACTGGCACTGCCCTACTTATTGCGGGCGGCAGAGTTGAATCCTGATGATGTAGATATACAGTTTCAATATGGACTCTGTTTAGCTCAAAATGGACAAATTGAGGACGCTGAACAGACGATGAATCGTGTGCTACAATTAGAAGATCAACATAGTGATGCTTACTATAATTTAGGAGTCGTTGCCTTATATAAGGAGGATGCTGAAACAGCTCTTAACTACTTCAATAAAGCACTCGACATTAATAAGGAGCATGCGCTGGCGTCTCATGCTAAGGCACAAGTTGAGCAAGCTCTTAAGTGA
- a CDS encoding TIM barrel protein, translating into MVHELGFSGSTIMSDPNQFQQLFNARFKHVEIGEFPSYTDFEYFLRLANKNGYRYGVHSPLIRGESKYDLLDFISFEPEQARQQFEKEVRTLSMLGAAYVLVHFPFIKESSIQGINAKVEEGLSFLNRLQEDYKISIVCEPKLGPAMSPHNIKVVHDFPQYLWETYSLSLCIDIGDYLLAVGEEWPIYLKKLEPFIKVVHLHNILIEGTKYIWVPPHPNYEESQGYFRIKPIINYLARGQAKYFIFEHTPHSRPSDQFVTESISWIDSVLQHV; encoded by the coding sequence ATGGTCCATGAATTAGGTTTCTCAGGCAGTACCATTATGTCTGATCCAAATCAATTTCAGCAACTATTTAATGCAAGGTTTAAGCATGTAGAAATAGGGGAGTTTCCGAGCTATACAGATTTTGAATACTTTCTTCGCCTGGCCAACAAGAATGGATATCGTTATGGGGTTCATTCTCCGCTTATACGCGGAGAGAGTAAATATGATCTCCTCGACTTTATTTCTTTTGAACCTGAACAGGCAAGGCAGCAGTTTGAAAAAGAAGTACGGACATTATCGATGTTAGGCGCTGCTTATGTACTCGTTCATTTTCCATTCATAAAAGAAAGCAGCATTCAGGGTATAAATGCGAAAGTGGAGGAGGGATTGAGTTTTCTTAACAGATTACAGGAAGACTACAAAATCTCCATTGTTTGTGAGCCTAAACTTGGCCCTGCTATGTCTCCTCATAATATTAAAGTTGTTCATGATTTCCCTCAGTATCTTTGGGAAACTTACAGCTTGTCTCTTTGTATTGATATTGGCGACTATTTGCTGGCGGTTGGGGAAGAATGGCCCATTTATCTCAAGAAGTTGGAGCCGTTTATTAAAGTAGTCCACTTACATAATATTTTAATAGAAGGAACAAAGTATATTTGGGTGCCGCCGCATCCTAATTATGAGGAATCTCAAGGGTATTTCAGGATTAAGCCGATCATTAATTATCTGGCCCGGGGGCAGGCTAAATATTTCATATTCGAACATACCCCCCATTCCAGGCCTTCCGATCAGTTTGTAACTGAATCGATTAGCTGGATAGACAGCGTTCTTCAACATGTATGA
- a CDS encoding ATP-dependent RecD-like DNA helicase, protein MAEQTLFSETSEERPYIKGELGRMIFHKESEHFSIASIIVKETNEDFDEKSVVIKGHFPPLEIGETYVFHGVFQEHKKFGRQYQVEFYKRVLPETKDGLVVYLSSDLFHGIGKKTAERVVDKLGEQALSTILENPDVLKKVPKLPKEKRETLYNTLKEHQGFEHVMIHLNQYGFGLKLSQKIYEAFKDQTLAIIEEDPYQLVFKVEGFGFHRADEMAKVQKLPFDHPTRLRAACLYILQQSLSAGHVYLPTAACLSQVETLLNNSSGEKSITFDQLSEQVMRLAEDRYVFIEEDRVYLPSLFHAENGFCHQLERIMEQELETEHTQAELLKIVGDMEEEESISYGEDQFSAIEKALQSKVMILTGGPGTGKTTVIKGIIKAYSTLYDLSTDKIDYDQGEPFPFILAAPTGRAAKRMTESTGLPASTIHRLLVWDGHDSFDKNQNNQLEGKLLIIDEFSMVDMWLANQLFRAIPSDMQVLIVGDEDQLPSVGPGQVLADLLASNQLPSVQLSEVYRQKEGSKIIQLAHEIKNDQCNRQSLTKEHDFNFINAREHQLKDLVTNIVKKALDKGIESREVQVLAPMYRTDVGIHKLNEEIQRVVNPKSNQKRDLTFKDMIYRKGDKVIQLVNQPEDGVYNGDIGEIVAIFRAEENVDQVEQVVVDYDGKEVVYPKKNLNNIMHAYCISIHKSQGSEFSIVILPVVRSYRRMLRKNLLYTAITRSKHSLIICGDTNAFLEGVQTTDTNLRYTHLVDKLQQESTEEMNEEVMDEEELSPYDFM, encoded by the coding sequence ATGGCTGAACAAACGCTATTTTCTGAGACAAGTGAAGAACGCCCTTATATAAAAGGGGAATTGGGTCGGATGATTTTTCATAAGGAGTCGGAGCATTTTTCGATAGCCTCTATAATCGTAAAGGAAACGAACGAAGACTTCGATGAAAAAAGCGTAGTGATTAAAGGCCATTTTCCTCCACTCGAAATTGGAGAGACGTATGTTTTTCATGGTGTTTTTCAGGAGCATAAAAAGTTCGGACGCCAATACCAAGTCGAATTTTATAAACGGGTACTTCCTGAGACTAAGGATGGGTTGGTTGTCTATTTGTCGAGTGATCTATTTCACGGTATTGGCAAGAAAACCGCCGAACGAGTGGTAGATAAGCTAGGTGAACAGGCTCTTTCAACTATTTTAGAAAATCCAGACGTTTTGAAAAAAGTTCCGAAACTTCCGAAAGAAAAACGTGAAACCCTATATAATACGCTAAAAGAACATCAGGGATTTGAACATGTAATGATCCATCTGAATCAATACGGTTTCGGTCTTAAGCTTTCACAGAAGATTTATGAAGCGTTTAAAGATCAAACTCTTGCCATTATTGAAGAGGATCCTTATCAACTGGTGTTCAAAGTAGAAGGTTTTGGCTTCCACCGTGCAGATGAAATGGCAAAAGTACAGAAACTGCCGTTTGATCATCCTACAAGGCTGCGGGCAGCCTGTTTATATATCTTACAGCAGAGCCTGTCGGCTGGACATGTTTATCTTCCGACAGCAGCCTGTTTATCGCAAGTGGAAACTCTCCTTAATAACAGCAGTGGTGAAAAATCAATCACCTTTGACCAATTATCAGAACAAGTTATGCGCCTCGCTGAAGACCGCTATGTTTTTATCGAAGAGGACCGTGTTTACTTGCCTTCCCTCTTTCATGCAGAGAATGGATTCTGCCACCAGCTTGAAAGGATCATGGAGCAAGAACTCGAAACAGAACATACACAGGCAGAGCTGTTGAAGATCGTCGGAGATATGGAAGAAGAAGAGTCAATTAGTTATGGCGAAGACCAGTTTTCTGCGATCGAGAAAGCATTGCAGTCAAAAGTTATGATTCTGACAGGAGGCCCGGGGACAGGTAAGACTACTGTGATTAAAGGCATTATTAAAGCGTATTCAACGCTTTATGACCTATCTACTGATAAAATAGATTACGATCAAGGTGAGCCTTTCCCTTTTATACTCGCCGCTCCGACTGGCCGTGCCGCTAAGCGTATGACCGAGTCGACCGGTTTACCGGCCAGTACGATTCATCGTTTGCTCGTTTGGGATGGTCATGACAGTTTTGACAAAAATCAAAACAACCAGCTTGAAGGGAAACTATTAATTATTGATGAATTCTCAATGGTTGATATGTGGCTGGCTAACCAATTGTTCCGTGCTATTCCCTCAGATATGCAAGTCTTGATAGTTGGAGATGAGGACCAGCTGCCATCTGTCGGTCCTGGACAGGTGTTAGCTGATTTATTAGCGTCGAATCAGCTGCCTTCTGTACAATTATCAGAGGTGTACAGGCAAAAAGAAGGGTCAAAAATTATTCAGCTGGCCCACGAGATTAAAAATGATCAATGTAACAGGCAGTCGCTGACAAAGGAGCATGATTTTAATTTTATCAATGCCCGGGAGCATCAGCTGAAAGATTTAGTAACGAACATTGTTAAAAAGGCGTTAGATAAAGGAATAGAGTCACGTGAAGTGCAAGTTCTCGCTCCGATGTATCGAACGGATGTGGGTATTCATAAACTAAATGAAGAGATCCAGCGAGTCGTGAATCCAAAAAGCAACCAAAAGCGAGATCTGACGTTTAAAGATATGATTTACCGTAAAGGCGACAAGGTGATTCAGCTTGTCAACCAGCCGGAAGATGGTGTTTATAATGGTGATATAGGAGAGATAGTGGCTATTTTCCGTGCAGAAGAAAATGTGGATCAAGTGGAACAGGTTGTCGTCGATTATGATGGTAAAGAAGTTGTCTATCCTAAAAAAAACCTTAATAACATTATGCATGCCTATTGCATATCCATTCATAAATCGCAGGGAAGCGAATTTTCCATTGTGATCCTGCCTGTTGTCCGCAGCTATCGCAGGATGCTAAGAAAAAACCTGCTGTACACAGCCATAACGAGATCGAAGCATTCACTGATTATATGCGGGGACACGAATGCCTTTCTAGAAGGTGTGCAGACGACTGATACGAACTTAAGATATACTCATTTAGTGGATAAACTGCAGCAGGAATCGACCGAGGAGATGAATGAAGAAGTGATGGACGAAGAAGAGCTTTCTCCATATGACTTTATGTAA
- the mnmA gene encoding tRNA 2-thiouridine(34) synthase MnmA, with the protein MKEAKDTRVVVGMSGGVDSSVAALLLKQQGYDVVGIFMKNWDDTDENGVCTATEDYDDVIRVCNQLDIPYYAVNFEKQYWDKVFTYFLDEYKAGRTPNPDVMCNKEIKFKAFLDHALALGADYLATGHYAQVREVNGSYEMLRGIDNNKDQTYFLNQLSQDVLAKVMFPLGHMEKKQVRQIAEENDLATAKKKDSTGICFIGERNFKDFLSEYLPAQPGPMQTLEGEVKGQHDGLMYYTLGQRQGLGIGGPGEPWFVVGKNVKDNVLYVGQGYHHEALYSDGLVAADANWTSGEAPEESFECTAKFRYRQGDSKVTVTPLAEGKWKVDFHDPERAVTPGQAVVLYDGEVCLGGATIDEIMKENKTLSYVG; encoded by the coding sequence ATGAAAGAAGCAAAAGATACACGCGTAGTCGTTGGGATGAGCGGGGGAGTCGATTCTTCTGTAGCGGCCCTGCTGCTTAAGCAGCAGGGTTACGATGTTGTTGGTATATTTATGAAAAATTGGGATGACACTGATGAGAACGGAGTATGCACAGCAACAGAGGACTATGACGATGTGATTCGAGTTTGTAACCAATTGGATATCCCATACTATGCAGTGAATTTTGAGAAACAATATTGGGATAAAGTGTTCACATACTTTCTCGATGAATATAAAGCAGGACGAACTCCTAATCCTGATGTGATGTGTAATAAAGAAATTAAATTCAAGGCATTTCTTGATCATGCCCTAGCTCTCGGGGCCGATTATTTAGCGACAGGGCATTATGCCCAAGTACGAGAAGTTAATGGATCTTACGAAATGCTGAGGGGTATAGACAACAATAAAGATCAAACGTATTTCTTGAACCAGCTCTCTCAGGACGTGCTCGCCAAAGTTATGTTCCCGCTCGGTCATATGGAGAAAAAACAAGTGCGGCAAATTGCTGAAGAAAATGATCTGGCGACAGCCAAGAAAAAAGACTCTACAGGGATATGCTTTATCGGGGAGCGTAATTTTAAAGACTTTTTAAGCGAATATTTACCTGCTCAGCCAGGGCCTATGCAAACACTTGAAGGTGAAGTGAAAGGTCAACATGATGGCCTCATGTATTACACATTAGGTCAAAGGCAAGGACTCGGAATCGGCGGACCGGGAGAGCCCTGGTTTGTAGTCGGTAAAAACGTGAAAGATAACGTTTTATATGTCGGGCAAGGATATCACCATGAAGCATTATATTCCGATGGTTTGGTTGCAGCAGACGCCAATTGGACAAGTGGTGAAGCACCAGAAGAAAGCTTTGAATGTACTGCTAAATTCCGTTATAGACAGGGCGACAGTAAGGTAACGGTTACTCCGCTTGCGGAAGGAAAATGGAAAGTTGATTTCCATGACCCTGAACGGGCAGTCACACCGGGGCAGGCCGTTGTTTTATACGATGGTGAAGTATGCCTCGGTGGTGCGACGATTGATGAAATTATGAAAGAGAACAAAACACTGTCTTATGTCGGTTAA
- the alaS gene encoding alanine--tRNA ligase: MKSLTSAEVRQMFLDFFKEKGHSVEPSASLVPHEDPSLLWINSGVATLKKYFDGRVIPENPRIVNAQKSIRTNDIENVGFTARHHTFFEMLGNFSIGDYFKEEAMAWGWEFLTSPDWIGFDAEKLSVTVHPEDDEAYSLWKDKIGVDEERIIRLEENFWDIGEGPSGPNTEVFYDRGEAYGHDPEDPELYPGGENERYLEIWNLVFSQFNHNPDDTYTPLPKKNIDTGMGLERMVSVIQDTPTNFETDLFMPIIEATEEISGYKYGKDVAHDSAFKVIADHMRTVTFAVSDGALPSNEGRGYVLRRLLRRAVRFAKQIGIDHPFMYRLVPEVANIMHDFYPEVQQKQEFIQNVIRTEEERFHETLNDGLAILSTIMKQETEKGSNIFPGSEVFRLYDTYGFPKELTEEYIAEAGFTIDEEGYQTEMAKQRERARNARQKSDSMQVQAGVLGDVHVASEFIGYDRLSAETKVVELIKEEDFASEATEGDRVYFFLEKTPFYAESGGQIADAGTIKTDEAVLEVTSVQKAPNGQNMHEAIVKQGMLTKGELVAAEVDQEQRTFIVKNHTATHLLHQALKDVLGEHVNQAGSLVATDRLRFDFSHFGSVTNEEIEQIEAIVNERIWQSIPVSVAYTSLQEAKEKGAMALFGEKYGSEVRVVEIGEYSLELCGGCHVNNTAEIGLFKIVSESGIGAGTRRMEAVTAKGAYQYMNSKESLLKEAGSLLKTKVETVPDRIQNLQQEIKQLQRENESLSTKISNIEATSILDEVEEVQGVNVLAKQVDVKDMNALRAMVDDLKQNIGSGIILLATPNGEKVQLIAGVSKDLVEKGYHAGHLIKQAATICGGGGGGRPDMAQAGGKNAAKIPEALQYAKEYASHNN; encoded by the coding sequence ATGAAATCATTGACTTCGGCTGAAGTACGACAGATGTTTTTAGACTTTTTTAAAGAAAAAGGCCACAGTGTCGAACCGAGTGCATCACTTGTTCCACATGAAGATCCATCTCTATTATGGATTAACAGTGGTGTAGCTACCTTGAAGAAATATTTTGATGGCCGTGTGATTCCGGAGAACCCGCGAATTGTAAATGCGCAGAAATCGATCCGCACAAACGACATTGAAAATGTAGGTTTCACAGCCCGCCACCATACATTTTTTGAAATGCTCGGTAACTTCTCAATTGGAGATTATTTTAAAGAAGAAGCTATGGCCTGGGGATGGGAATTCCTTACGAGCCCGGACTGGATTGGATTTGATGCTGAAAAACTATCGGTCACGGTTCACCCGGAAGATGATGAAGCCTACTCATTATGGAAAGATAAGATTGGGGTAGATGAGGAAAGGATTATCCGGTTAGAAGAGAACTTCTGGGATATCGGCGAAGGTCCAAGCGGTCCTAACACAGAAGTCTTTTATGACCGTGGTGAAGCATACGGTCATGACCCAGAAGACCCTGAATTGTATCCAGGCGGAGAGAACGAACGTTATTTGGAAATATGGAACCTTGTATTTTCTCAATTCAATCACAATCCTGATGATACGTACACACCGCTTCCGAAAAAGAATATTGATACAGGAATGGGTCTTGAGCGGATGGTTAGTGTTATTCAGGACACGCCAACCAACTTTGAAACCGATTTGTTTATGCCAATCATAGAAGCGACTGAAGAGATATCAGGATATAAATATGGAAAAGATGTAGCCCATGATTCGGCTTTTAAAGTAATTGCGGATCATATGCGTACGGTTACATTTGCTGTTAGCGATGGAGCTTTGCCTTCTAACGAAGGACGAGGATATGTGCTCCGCCGGCTATTACGGAGAGCTGTACGATTTGCAAAGCAGATTGGAATTGATCACCCATTCATGTACAGACTTGTTCCTGAAGTAGCAAACATCATGCATGACTTTTATCCAGAGGTGCAACAAAAACAAGAGTTTATCCAGAATGTCATTCGTACGGAAGAGGAGCGCTTCCATGAAACATTGAATGACGGCCTGGCCATTCTTTCTACAATTATGAAACAGGAAACAGAGAAAGGAAGTAACATTTTCCCTGGTTCAGAAGTTTTTCGTCTTTATGACACATATGGATTTCCGAAGGAGCTTACCGAGGAATACATTGCCGAAGCTGGTTTCACGATAGACGAAGAAGGGTACCAAACTGAAATGGCAAAGCAGAGAGAACGGGCTCGTAATGCACGTCAGAAGTCTGATAGTATGCAAGTTCAGGCAGGTGTACTTGGAGATGTTCATGTGGCGAGTGAATTTATAGGCTACGACCGGCTTTCGGCTGAAACAAAGGTGGTTGAGCTAATTAAAGAAGAAGACTTTGCTTCAGAAGCAACTGAGGGTGACAGAGTCTATTTCTTCCTTGAGAAGACACCTTTTTACGCTGAGAGCGGCGGTCAAATTGCGGATGCAGGCACGATAAAAACAGACGAAGCCGTGCTCGAAGTAACGTCTGTTCAAAAAGCTCCAAACGGACAAAATATGCATGAGGCTATTGTTAAACAAGGAATGCTCACCAAGGGGGAGCTCGTTGCAGCAGAGGTGGATCAAGAACAAAGAACCTTTATCGTGAAGAATCATACGGCTACACACCTTCTTCATCAGGCACTTAAAGATGTATTAGGTGAGCATGTCAACCAGGCAGGGTCCCTTGTTGCAACAGATCGCCTTCGTTTTGATTTCTCCCATTTTGGGTCTGTAACGAATGAAGAGATAGAGCAAATTGAAGCCATTGTTAACGAAAGAATATGGCAATCAATTCCTGTCTCTGTTGCTTATACTTCTTTACAAGAAGCGAAGGAAAAAGGAGCAATGGCTTTATTTGGGGAAAAATACGGCTCAGAAGTTCGGGTGGTTGAGATCGGCGAATACAGCCTTGAACTTTGCGGCGGCTGTCATGTTAATAACACAGCTGAGATCGGATTATTTAAAATTGTTAGTGAATCAGGTATTGGTGCAGGAACGAGAAGAATGGAGGCCGTAACAGCTAAAGGGGCCTATCAATATATGAATAGCAAAGAATCCCTTCTCAAAGAGGCAGGTTCTCTACTGAAAACGAAGGTAGAGACGGTTCCTGATCGCATTCAGAATTTACAACAGGAAATAAAGCAGCTTCAACGAGAAAATGAATCACTATCTACTAAGATTTCTAATATCGAAGCTACTTCTATTCTTGATGAAGTCGAAGAAGTGCAAGGGGTGAATGTTTTAGCCAAACAAGTAGACGTTAAGGATATGAATGCTCTCCGGGCAATGGTCGATGATTTAAAACAAAACATTGGTTCTGGAATAATTCTGCTGGCAACACCTAATGGAGAAAAAGTTCAGCTAATTGCAGGAGTTTCAAAGGATTTAGTCGAAAAAGGATATCATGCAGGTCATCTAATTAAACAAGCTGCCACCATTTGCGGCGGCGGGGGAGGCGGCCGCCCTGACATGGCACAGGCCGGAGGAAAGAATGCTGCTAAGATCCCTGAAGCATTGCAATATGCCAAAGAATACGCAAGCCATAACAACTAG
- a CDS encoding AI-2E family transporter — translation MSEKANKWILRSVICFVVLLFMLILAWLYPYYDHVVLMILRILLPFILAIVLSLLLHPVVHFLEELGLSRSLSILLIFAAFFSVTGFSIYRGYPHLLEQLKTLSVQLPHLMESYQNWTSEFYAQTERFPDGIHEHLDERFSDFEAWLSEWLMSAAAALSGVFNLIVLLAVIPVMTFYFLKDHSLIFHSLLRLLPEKWHGEAQHVSGRLSHSLGGYIRGQLLISLFVGFFATVGFWLAGLPYPLLLGVVAGITNIIPYFGPLLGAVPALIVAVTISVKTLIIALIAIFVIQIMEGNLLSPYIMGRSIHIHPLLIILALLAGGELAGVAGMIAAVPVLTCLKVVVEEIGHSRLRVDR, via the coding sequence ATGAGCGAGAAAGCCAATAAATGGATACTCCGCAGTGTAATATGCTTTGTAGTGTTACTCTTCATGCTTATTTTAGCTTGGCTGTATCCTTATTATGACCATGTAGTGCTTATGATCCTGCGAATTCTTTTACCCTTTATACTCGCGATCGTGTTATCTCTATTACTTCATCCTGTTGTACATTTTTTGGAGGAGCTTGGCTTATCACGAAGTTTATCGATCCTGCTTATCTTTGCTGCCTTTTTTTCGGTCACCGGATTTTCCATTTATCGTGGTTATCCGCACCTATTGGAACAGTTGAAAACATTGAGTGTGCAGCTTCCGCATCTAATGGAATCCTATCAAAACTGGACAAGCGAATTTTATGCCCAAACAGAACGTTTTCCAGATGGCATTCATGAGCATCTTGATGAGCGTTTTTCTGACTTTGAGGCATGGCTGAGTGAATGGCTGATGTCAGCAGCTGCTGCATTAAGCGGGGTATTTAACTTGATTGTATTGCTGGCTGTAATTCCGGTCATGACGTTTTACTTCTTAAAAGACCATTCGCTAATTTTTCATTCTTTGTTACGTCTTCTTCCGGAAAAATGGCATGGGGAAGCCCAACATGTCAGTGGTAGACTTAGTCATTCACTTGGAGGCTATATTAGAGGGCAATTACTGATCAGTTTATTTGTCGGCTTTTTTGCGACGGTAGGTTTTTGGCTGGCCGGACTGCCTTATCCGCTCTTGTTGGGAGTGGTGGCCGGGATTACTAATATTATCCCTTATTTTGGGCCACTGCTCGGGGCAGTTCCAGCTTTAATCGTTGCGGTAACGATTTCAGTAAAAACACTTATTATAGCTCTTATTGCTATTTTTGTGATTCAGATTATGGAAGGGAACTTGTTATCACCATACATTATGGGGAGAAGTATTCACATTCACCCACTATTAATTATATTAGCATTACTGGCTGGTGGTGAGCTTGCTGGTGTGGCAGGCATGATCGCAGCAGTCCCGGTTCTTACTTGTTTAAAAGTGGTGGTGGAGGAAATTGGCCATTCGCGTCTGCGCGTTGACAGATAG
- a CDS encoding cysteine desulfurase family protein — protein sequence MKSIYLDHAATTPVHDEVIEAMVPVYQEIYGNPSSVHQFGRKARNVLDQARRTAARSIGAKEKEIVFTSGGTEADNLAIIGTALANQGKGKHVITTQVEHHAALHAVQYLEQNGFEITYLPVYEDGRIRIEDLESSLREDTVLVSIMTVNNETGAIQPMKAIAELLTSHQAYYHSDFVQAYGLMDINVTELPIDLLAVSSHKINGPKGVGFLYIREGTPVQSLAHGGEQERKRRAGTENVPGIVGFQKAMELTETERLDRKERYSHYKELFLAELSKESVDFQINGIENQTIETIVNISFPNMNVEALLTNFDLSGIAASSGSACTAGSVEPSHVLTAMYGKGDARTVNSVRFSFGIANNGENVKEAAKRISQIINRLK from the coding sequence TTGAAGTCTATTTATTTAGATCATGCTGCCACAACTCCTGTTCATGACGAGGTCATCGAGGCAATGGTCCCGGTATACCAAGAGATTTATGGCAATCCTTCAAGTGTGCATCAATTTGGACGTAAAGCGAGAAATGTTCTGGACCAGGCGCGAAGGACGGCTGCTCGCAGCATTGGTGCTAAAGAAAAGGAGATTGTGTTTACGAGTGGTGGAACGGAGGCTGATAATTTAGCTATTATCGGAACGGCCCTGGCTAATCAAGGAAAAGGGAAACATGTGATAACCACACAGGTAGAGCACCATGCTGCACTCCATGCAGTACAATACCTGGAACAAAATGGTTTTGAAATCACTTATTTACCTGTATATGAAGATGGACGTATTCGTATAGAAGATCTCGAATCTTCATTAAGAGAAGACACGGTCCTAGTCTCGATTATGACGGTAAACAATGAGACTGGAGCGATTCAGCCCATGAAGGCAATTGCGGAATTGCTCACTTCGCACCAGGCTTATTACCATTCTGATTTCGTCCAAGCCTACGGGTTAATGGACATCAATGTAACTGAGCTGCCTATTGATTTATTAGCTGTCTCAAGTCATAAAATTAACGGTCCAAAAGGGGTAGGTTTTCTTTATATACGTGAAGGAACACCTGTGCAGTCACTTGCTCATGGCGGAGAACAGGAACGAAAACGGCGGGCAGGAACAGAAAATGTACCGGGAATCGTCGGCTTTCAAAAAGCAATGGAACTGACAGAAACAGAACGTCTCGATAGAAAAGAGCGGTACAGTCATTATAAGGAGCTATTTTTAGCGGAATTATCGAAGGAATCTGTTGACTTTCAGATAAATGGAATAGAAAATCAAACCATTGAAACGATCGTTAACATTAGTTTTCCAAACATGAATGTTGAAGCATTGCTGACCAATTTTGATTTGTCAGGCATAGCAGCTTCGAGCGGTAGTGCTTGTACAGCGGGATCAGTTGAGCCTTCTCATGTATTAACAGCGATGTACGGCAAAGGTGATGCAAGAACGGTGAACTCTGTTCGGTTTAGCTTTGGGATTGCTAATAATGGAGAAAATGTTAAAGAAGCAGCGAAGCGGATCAGCCAAATCATTAACAGGCTGAAATAG